One region of Chryseobacterium sp. SORGH_AS_0447 genomic DNA includes:
- a CDS encoding heavy metal translocating P-type ATPase metal-binding domain-containing protein, whose amino-acid sequence MSENCFHCGQGIEKERILFDEKTFCCNGCKSVYEILNTNNLSNFYELNKRAGIRPDESSSQFEYLDTQEIFDKVTDFSEGGTSLVTFKIPVIHCSSCIWLLESLHTLNKNIKYSQVNFTRKTLQISFNHNDLKLSELANFLTNLGYKPVISLETADKNVEHLDKSLLVKFAIAAFAFGNGMFLAFPEYIGGEDYWMEHYKGLFRALMCLLAIPVVVYSASDYYKSAWYGLKNKIVNIDVPIVLGIIVLFGRSLYEVATNYGPGYFDTLCGLLFFMLLGKIFQKRTYNALSYDRDYKSFYPIAVTKVDFEGKQENILLSDVKVGDRILVRNQEIIPVDAILINGEGNIDNSFITGESESISKQPGDKIFAGGKQIGSSLELEVIKNVDQSYLTQLWNKEAFKKHETGLDTLTNTISKYFTFIILGIALVAGIYWATVDLEKMFQVISAILIIACPCALALSAPFTFGHIMRILGRNKFYVKDTLTIEKIAKLDTIVFDKTGTITHRKKSNIKFEGAEIEEFDLLNIKTLLKNSNHPLSKSLYEFIEVKDEYFPVEHFREISGKGYEASVRGNVYKIGSAKYNNHESKNLETAVYISRNNQFVGKFIFKNEYRENLKELFKKLTGYKVYILSGDNSSEEDQLKELIPNYKAMAFNQSPEDKLNYIQNLQSQNMKVAMLGDGLNDAGALKQSNVGIAIADDSNSFTPSSDVIMNGEKVVALDRYLNVCKGSITIVKITFIISFLYNIVGLSYAVTGHMHPLFAALIMPASSITVVSFTTLSTWILGRKYFKKQP is encoded by the coding sequence GTGAGCGAGAACTGTTTTCATTGTGGGCAAGGAATCGAAAAGGAAAGAATTCTGTTTGATGAAAAGACTTTCTGCTGCAACGGTTGTAAGTCTGTTTACGAAATTCTGAATACCAACAACTTAAGTAATTTTTACGAATTAAATAAACGGGCCGGAATCCGTCCGGACGAAAGCTCATCACAGTTTGAATATCTTGATACCCAGGAAATTTTTGATAAGGTAACGGATTTTTCAGAAGGCGGCACCAGCCTGGTGACTTTCAAGATCCCCGTGATCCACTGTTCTTCCTGTATCTGGCTGCTGGAAAGCCTGCATACCTTAAACAAAAACATCAAATATTCCCAGGTTAATTTTACAAGAAAGACCTTACAGATTTCTTTTAACCATAACGATTTAAAATTAAGTGAATTAGCTAACTTTTTAACTAATTTAGGATACAAGCCTGTTATCAGCCTTGAGACAGCAGATAAAAATGTCGAACATCTCGATAAATCGCTGTTGGTAAAGTTTGCCATTGCCGCTTTTGCTTTCGGAAACGGAATGTTCCTGGCATTTCCGGAATACATTGGCGGCGAAGATTACTGGATGGAGCATTACAAAGGGCTTTTCAGAGCTTTGATGTGTTTACTGGCGATTCCGGTGGTGGTCTATTCCGCATCGGATTATTATAAATCGGCCTGGTACGGTCTTAAAAATAAGATCGTAAATATTGACGTCCCGATTGTACTGGGAATTATCGTTCTTTTCGGGCGAAGCCTGTATGAAGTGGCAACGAATTACGGCCCGGGCTATTTCGATACCCTCTGCGGACTTCTGTTTTTCATGCTGTTGGGTAAAATTTTCCAGAAGCGGACTTACAATGCGCTTTCGTATGACCGGGATTACAAATCGTTTTATCCGATTGCCGTGACGAAAGTTGATTTTGAAGGAAAACAGGAAAATATCCTGCTTTCCGATGTTAAAGTTGGAGACCGGATTTTAGTAAGAAATCAGGAAATTATTCCGGTAGACGCAATTCTGATCAATGGAGAAGGAAATATTGACAACAGCTTTATCACAGGAGAAAGCGAAAGCATCAGCAAGCAGCCGGGAGATAAGATTTTTGCCGGTGGAAAGCAGATCGGCTCTTCGCTGGAACTTGAAGTGATCAAGAATGTAGACCAGAGTTACCTGACCCAGCTCTGGAACAAAGAAGCTTTTAAAAAGCATGAAACCGGATTGGATACGCTGACAAATACGATCAGTAAATATTTTACTTTCATTATTTTAGGTATTGCACTTGTTGCCGGAATCTACTGGGCGACCGTGGATCTGGAAAAAATGTTTCAGGTGATTTCAGCGATCCTGATTATTGCCTGCCCTTGTGCCCTGGCTTTATCGGCACCGTTTACTTTCGGCCATATTATGAGGATTCTGGGTAGAAATAAATTTTACGTTAAAGATACCCTGACGATCGAGAAAATTGCAAAGCTGGATACGATTGTTTTTGATAAGACAGGAACCATCACCCACCGGAAAAAATCGAACATTAAGTTTGAAGGTGCAGAAATTGAAGAATTTGATTTATTGAATATCAAGACGTTATTAAAAAATTCCAATCACCCGCTATCCAAATCTTTATATGAATTCATCGAGGTGAAAGATGAATATTTCCCGGTTGAACATTTCAGGGAAATTTCCGGAAAAGGTTATGAAGCCAGCGTAAGGGGAAATGTTTATAAAATCGGTTCTGCAAAGTATAACAATCATGAATCCAAAAACCTTGAAACGGCCGTATATATCAGCAGGAATAATCAGTTTGTAGGGAAATTCATTTTTAAGAACGAATACCGTGAGAACCTGAAAGAGCTGTTTAAAAAACTGACAGGCTATAAAGTTTATATTCTGAGCGGTGACAATTCTTCAGAGGAAGACCAGCTGAAGGAACTGATCCCGAATTATAAAGCAATGGCTTTTAACCAGAGCCCTGAAGACAAGCTGAATTATATCCAAAACCTTCAGAGCCAGAATATGAAAGTGGCGATGCTCGGCGACGGACTGAATGACGCGGGTGCTTTAAAACAGAGCAATGTGGGGATCGCAATTGCCGACGATTCCAATAGCTTTACGCCTTCTTCGGATGTGATTATGAATGGGGAAAAAGTCGTAGCACTGGACCGCTACCTGAATGTATGCAAAGGCTCGATTACGATTGTGAAAATTACATTTATAATCAGTTTTCTTTACAATATTGTCGGTTTAAGTTACGCAGTTACAGGACACATGCACCCTCTTTTTGCCGCACTTATTATGCCGGCGAGCTCCATTACGGTAGTTTCTTTCACCACACTTTCGACCTGGATCCTGGGCAGAAAGTATTTTAAAAAACAGCCGTAA
- a CDS encoding Crp/Fnr family transcriptional regulator yields the protein MSQEQQIAIEERFARVFSDKSFKERLSSADFEKYFNGKKRLTFQKHDTIFEDGETPKGVFVLEKGAAKLSKSGAFGKDQILRFIKEGDIIGYRSLLCGENFQAKAEAMTDIEATFLPADIFMYLLEVDPQLSFVMLQKIAYELGESSNTITFLAQKTVRERLAEILLLLEQKLGVDPEGFIKISLTREEIANIIGTATESAIRLISEFKGDQLIEVDGRNIKILNHDKLMKLGHVVL from the coding sequence ATGTCGCAGGAACAACAGATTGCAATTGAGGAGAGGTTTGCCAGGGTTTTTAGTGATAAATCGTTTAAGGAAAGACTTTCCAGCGCGGATTTTGAAAAATACTTCAATGGTAAAAAGAGACTTACTTTTCAGAAGCATGATACTATTTTCGAAGACGGCGAAACACCGAAAGGCGTTTTTGTGTTAGAAAAAGGGGCTGCTAAGCTATCCAAATCGGGAGCTTTCGGAAAAGACCAGATTTTACGGTTCATCAAAGAGGGCGATATCATCGGTTACCGCTCTTTACTTTGTGGCGAAAATTTCCAGGCAAAAGCAGAAGCCATGACAGATATCGAAGCCACTTTTCTACCGGCAGACATTTTCATGTATCTTCTGGAAGTAGATCCTCAGCTTTCTTTCGTAATGCTTCAGAAAATTGCTTACGAATTGGGAGAATCTTCCAATACGATTACTTTCCTCGCCCAAAAAACCGTTCGTGAAAGACTGGCCGAAATTTTATTGCTTCTGGAGCAGAAATTGGGCGTTGATCCGGAAGGTTTTATCAAAATTTCCTTGACAAGAGAAGAAATTGCCAATATTATCGGCACCGCTACCGAAAGTGCCATCCGTCTGATCTCCGAATTTAAAGGGGACCAGCTCATCGAAGTTGACGGGCGGAACATCAAAATTCTCAACCACGACAAATTAATGAAACTCGGTCACGTAGTTTTATAA
- the panB gene encoding 3-methyl-2-oxobutanoate hydroxymethyltransferase — protein sequence MSVHSEIKKVTTETLRKMKFDKEKITMLTAYDYTTAKMVDAGGIDAVLIGDSAANVMAGFETTLPITLDQMIYHSQSVVRGTDRALVVADLPFGTYQSNPEKALESAVRMMKEGGAHAVKIEGGKEISKSIKKIINAGIPVMGHLGLTPQSIYKFGTYKVRAKEEAEAEKLIADAQLLEELGCFAVVLEKIPADLAKKVTEAISIPTIGIGAGAHCDGQVLVYHDMVGMNKGFSPKFLRRYLDLYTEITGAVAQYVKDVKSEDFPNESESY from the coding sequence ATGTCTGTTCATTCTGAAATTAAAAAAGTTACCACAGAAACCTTGCGTAAAATGAAATTCGACAAGGAAAAAATAACCATGCTTACGGCATACGATTATACCACCGCAAAAATGGTGGATGCAGGAGGAATTGATGCCGTGTTGATCGGAGATTCTGCAGCCAATGTAATGGCCGGTTTTGAAACCACCTTGCCGATTACGCTGGACCAGATGATTTACCATTCCCAAAGTGTGGTAAGAGGAACCGACAGAGCATTGGTGGTAGCCGATTTGCCTTTCGGAACGTACCAGAGCAATCCTGAAAAAGCCCTGGAATCTGCCGTAAGAATGATGAAGGAAGGTGGTGCCCATGCTGTGAAGATCGAAGGCGGAAAAGAGATTTCTAAATCAATTAAGAAAATTATCAATGCCGGAATTCCGGTGATGGGACATTTGGGATTAACTCCACAGTCGATTTATAAATTCGGAACCTATAAAGTAAGAGCCAAAGAAGAAGCGGAAGCAGAAAAATTGATCGCTGATGCCCAGCTTTTGGAAGAATTGGGCTGTTTCGCTGTAGTCCTGGAAAAAATTCCTGCGGATTTGGCCAAAAAAGTAACGGAAGCCATTTCCATTCCGACCATCGGAATCGGAGCCGGTGCTCACTGCGACGGTCAGGTATTGGTGTATCATGACATGGTGGGCATGAACAAAGGTTTCAGCCCGAAATTTTTAAGAAGGTATCTGGATCTGTATACGGAAATCACCGGTGCGGTAGCGCAGTATGTAAAAGATGTAAAAAGCGAGGATTTCCCTAACGAAAGCGAAAGTTATTAA
- a CDS encoding RluA family pseudouridine synthase: protein MEEQIVYEDNHLLVVNKKVGQLVQGDKTGDESLLESIKNFIKARDNKPGNVFLGLVHRIDRPTSGLVIYAKTSKALSRLTQMVKNREVKKTYWAVVAKEMIPKTQRLVHYLKKNEKNNKAIVFPKATDGAKEAILTYNVIKALENYLLLEIDLETGRHHQIRAQLSKTGVPIKGDLKYGAPRSNPDGGINLHARKLEFIHPVTKENIEITAPVPQNDAVWRACED, encoded by the coding sequence ATGGAGGAGCAGATTGTATATGAAGACAACCACCTTCTGGTAGTTAATAAAAAAGTCGGGCAGCTTGTACAGGGCGACAAGACCGGCGATGAATCCTTACTGGAATCCATCAAGAATTTTATAAAAGCAAGAGATAACAAGCCGGGAAATGTTTTTCTGGGTCTTGTGCACCGGATTGACCGGCCGACTTCAGGGCTGGTGATTTATGCCAAAACATCCAAAGCCTTATCACGCCTTACCCAAATGGTCAAAAACCGGGAAGTAAAAAAAACGTACTGGGCAGTTGTGGCCAAAGAAATGATCCCTAAGACCCAAAGGCTGGTTCATTACTTAAAGAAAAACGAAAAGAATAATAAAGCCATTGTTTTCCCGAAAGCGACGGACGGCGCTAAAGAAGCGATTCTTACCTACAATGTGATCAAAGCCCTGGAGAATTACCTCCTGCTGGAAATTGATCTTGAAACGGGAAGGCATCATCAGATCCGGGCCCAGTTATCCAAAACCGGAGTTCCTATCAAAGGGGATCTGAAATACGGTGCTCCACGTTCAAATCCCGATGGGGGAATCAACCTTCACGCCCGGAAGCTGGAGTTTATCCATCCCGTAACCAAAGAAAACATAGAAATCACCGCGCCGGTTCCGCAAAATGATGCCGTCTGGAGAGCTTGTGAAGATTAA
- a CDS encoding glycoside hydrolase family 19 protein, with protein MLTLGQLKEATCYKSDYASKFLPYVIETCNTFSINTPSRMLNFLAQVGHESGGLFYTEELASGSAYEGRKDLGNTQKGDGVKFKGRGLIQITGRANYQAVSKALGTDFIANPTLLGGKNVTKCSNAQLENAAESAGWFWNTRKLNDLADQIDITKSIDTGNNLVVFKKITKAINGGYNGLPDRLNRYKSGLPYFINFK; from the coding sequence ATGCTTACACTCGGACAATTAAAGGAAGCCACCTGCTATAAATCGGATTACGCTTCCAAGTTTTTACCTTATGTCATCGAAACGTGCAACACATTTTCCATCAACACGCCTTCGAGAATGCTTAATTTCCTGGCGCAGGTCGGACACGAAAGCGGCGGGCTGTTTTATACTGAAGAACTGGCCAGCGGAAGTGCTTATGAAGGCAGAAAGGATCTGGGGAATACCCAAAAAGGCGACGGCGTAAAATTTAAAGGCCGCGGCCTCATCCAGATTACCGGAAGAGCCAATTACCAGGCTGTTTCCAAAGCATTGGGTACGGATTTCATTGCGAACCCAACCCTTTTAGGCGGAAAAAATGTTACCAAATGCAGCAACGCCCAGCTGGAAAACGCTGCAGAAAGTGCCGGATGGTTCTGGAACACCCGAAAGCTGAATGATCTGGCCGATCAGATCGATATTACCAAAAGTATTGATACCGGAAACAATCTTGTCGTTTTCAAGAAAATCACCAAAGCCATCAACGGAGGTTACAACGGATTGCCGGACCGGTTAAATCGGTATAAATCAGGGCTTCCCTATTTTATTAACTTTAAATAA
- a CDS encoding thiamine biosynthesis protein ThiS: MELTINHTRKTFDVLPATLEALLAMELPQKRKGIAVALNNAYYSAAFLGGNISQ; encoded by the coding sequence ATGGAACTCACAATTAACCACACCCGAAAAACTTTTGATGTACTTCCTGCCACGCTGGAAGCATTACTGGCTATGGAACTTCCCCAAAAGCGGAAAGGCATCGCTGTAGCCCTCAACAACGCGTATTATTCCGCAGCATTCCTGGGCGGAAACATTTCTCAATGA
- a CDS encoding thiamine phosphate synthase: MIIVITPEQSVRNENEIINELFKEGLELLHIRKPAMEVETMRKYIHSIQSDYHEKLVLHNHYVLAEEFGTSRIHCKEAERPNIPDHFLDEYRVSTSVHGINDFNTLDSRWEYAMISPVFPSISKAGYGTGTKILESIRQRENDHSGLIALGGINQYNIETVFSADVDGAALLGAVWESEEPIKTYIQCRKNALTL; encoded by the coding sequence ATGATCATCGTCATCACGCCCGAACAATCCGTCCGGAATGAAAACGAAATCATTAATGAACTGTTTAAAGAAGGTCTTGAGCTGCTCCATATCAGGAAACCCGCAATGGAAGTAGAAACCATGAGGAAATATATACACAGCATCCAGTCTGATTACCATGAAAAACTGGTTTTGCATAACCATTATGTACTGGCTGAAGAATTCGGTACTTCCAGGATCCATTGTAAAGAAGCTGAAAGACCGAATATTCCGGATCATTTTCTTGACGAGTATAGGGTATCGACTTCGGTACATGGTATAAATGACTTCAATACGCTGGATTCCCGATGGGAATATGCAATGATAAGCCCGGTGTTTCCAAGTATTTCAAAAGCAGGGTACGGAACAGGCACAAAAATTCTGGAAAGTATCCGGCAGAGAGAGAACGATCATTCAGGACTTATTGCTTTGGGAGGAATAAATCAATATAATATCGAAACAGTTTTTTCAGCAGATGTTGATGGAGCCGCTTTGTTGGGAGCCGTTTGGGAAAGTGAAGAGCCAATAAAAACATATATCCAATGCAGGAAGAACGCCCTTACATTATGA
- a CDS encoding hydroxymethylpyrimidine/phosphomethylpyrimidine kinase, translated as MQEERPYIMTVAGFDPSGGAGILADIKTFEQLKVQGLAVCTAMTIQTGSQCLGLEWQPLDEIVSTMEVLMKSYPVQAVKIGVVKDAAFLNEILKVTTINAPQAKIVWDPVLKSTSEFAFFDLNTISNVKNMLNRFDLMTPNYHEYQVLQKNGLFENPASSCAVLIKGGHREDFLGTDILVNNGEEISLRPGDTSSVYYPKHGSGCVLSSAVAAHLAKGEDLETACRKGKDYIGKFLTGTPGLLGFHS; from the coding sequence ATGCAGGAAGAACGCCCTTACATTATGACGGTTGCCGGTTTCGACCCAAGTGGCGGAGCCGGAATCCTGGCCGATATCAAAACTTTTGAACAGCTGAAAGTCCAGGGATTGGCGGTGTGTACGGCGATGACGATCCAGACCGGTTCCCAATGCCTGGGCCTGGAATGGCAGCCGTTGGATGAGATTGTATCAACAATGGAAGTGCTGATGAAAAGTTATCCTGTCCAGGCAGTAAAAATTGGGGTGGTAAAAGACGCTGCATTTTTAAATGAGATCTTAAAAGTAACTACGATCAACGCTCCTCAGGCTAAAATAGTCTGGGATCCGGTGTTGAAAAGTACGTCTGAGTTTGCTTTTTTTGATTTGAATACGATTTCAAACGTAAAAAATATGTTAAACAGGTTTGATCTGATGACCCCCAATTATCATGAATATCAGGTTTTGCAAAAGAACGGACTGTTTGAAAACCCAGCGTCTTCATGCGCTGTGCTCATCAAAGGAGGACATCGGGAAGATTTTTTAGGAACAGATATTCTGGTCAATAACGGAGAAGAGATTTCCCTTCGGCCCGGCGATACGTCATCCGTCTATTATCCGAAACATGGTTCAGGCTGCGTGCTGTCATCTGCAGTGGCGGCGCATCTGGCGAAAGGAGAAGACCTTGAAACGGCCTGCCGAAAAGGAAAAGATTACATCGGGAAATTTTTAACGGGCACTCCCGGCTTACTTGGATTTCATTCCTGA
- a CDS encoding thiamine phosphate synthase, which yields MEKLQYISQGVTKAEQELNIKKALDNGVQWVQVRWKNASQEELTILCEKSMKLCSEYNALCIINDHVQVAKDIDADGVHLGLKDTAVEKARQILGENKIIGGTANTFSDVLQRMAESCDYIGLGPLRFTSTKEQLSPILGFEGYEEIIRDLREKSIEIPKIFAIGGVLLEDTERLQQTGIYGVAVSGLITSLPSLVSAFRTALYQDSMTLQNR from the coding sequence ATGGAAAAATTACAATACATATCCCAGGGCGTTACAAAAGCCGAACAGGAATTAAATATTAAAAAGGCCTTGGACAACGGTGTACAATGGGTACAGGTCCGCTGGAAAAATGCTTCTCAGGAAGAGCTGACAATTCTCTGTGAAAAATCGATGAAACTCTGCTCAGAATACAATGCCTTGTGTATCATCAACGATCATGTTCAAGTAGCAAAGGATATAGATGCGGATGGCGTCCATCTCGGGCTGAAAGACACTGCTGTGGAAAAGGCCAGGCAGATTTTGGGCGAAAATAAAATCATCGGCGGTACGGCTAATACGTTTTCGGATGTACTTCAGAGAATGGCAGAGTCCTGCGATTATATCGGTTTGGGGCCTTTACGTTTTACTTCAACCAAAGAACAGTTGAGCCCGATCCTGGGCTTCGAAGGCTATGAAGAAATTATTCGGGACCTTCGGGAAAAATCCATAGAAATTCCCAAAATATTTGCTATCGGCGGTGTTCTTTTAGAAGATACCGAACGGTTACAGCAGACCGGAATTTACGGAGTAGCGGTTTCGGGACTGATTACTTCCCTGCCATCCCTCGTCAGTGCATTCAGGACTGCACTGTACCAGGATTCCATGACTTTACAAAACAGATAA
- a CDS encoding thiazole synthase: MNNQNLIIAGRTFESRLFLGTGKFGNLSEMTDSIIASGSEMVTMALKRIDSQSPEDDLLNALKPAGTHLLPNTSGARTAKEAVLAAQLAREALETNWVKLEIHPDPKYLLPDPIETLYATEELAKLGFIVMPYIHADPVLCKRLEDVGTAVVMPLGAPIGTNKGLKTLDFLEIIISQSNVPVVVDAGIGAPSDAAKAMEMGADAVLVNTAIAVAGDPVRMALAFKEGVIAGRKAYEAGLGAVSKHAEASSPLTSFLFD; this comes from the coding sequence ATGAATAATCAGAATTTAATAATTGCCGGCCGGACTTTTGAATCGAGACTGTTTCTGGGAACGGGAAAATTCGGAAACCTTTCGGAAATGACGGATTCCATCATTGCTTCAGGGAGTGAAATGGTAACGATGGCTTTAAAAAGGATCGACTCCCAATCTCCGGAAGATGATCTTCTGAATGCCCTGAAACCGGCCGGAACCCATCTTTTACCGAATACGTCAGGCGCAAGAACAGCGAAAGAAGCGGTATTGGCCGCCCAGCTGGCAAGGGAAGCCCTGGAAACCAACTGGGTAAAACTGGAAATCCACCCTGATCCGAAATACCTGCTGCCGGACCCGATTGAGACCTTATATGCAACGGAAGAACTGGCCAAATTAGGATTCATTGTTATGCCTTACATTCATGCCGATCCGGTTTTGTGCAAACGTTTGGAAGATGTAGGTACAGCGGTCGTTATGCCCTTGGGAGCGCCGATCGGAACCAATAAAGGCCTGAAAACCCTGGATTTTTTAGAAATTATCATCAGCCAGAGCAATGTTCCCGTAGTGGTAGATGCCGGAATCGGGGCTCCGTCCGACGCAGCGAAAGCAATGGAAATGGGTGCTGATGCGGTACTGGTAAATACAGCGATTGCCGTGGCCGGAGATCCTGTGCGAATGGCCCTGGCTTTTAAGGAAGGCGTTATTGCCGGCAGAAAAGCCTATGAAGCGGGATTGGGAGCGGTTTCAAAACATGCGGAAGCATCAAGTCCGCTGACTTCTTTTTTGTTTGATTAA
- the thiH gene encoding 2-iminoacetate synthase ThiH, with protein sequence MKSFTTVFEQYRWDEIKSRLEKVTQSDVEKSLQKSNRTLDDFLNLISPVAAGKLETMARMAQHLTRKRFGKTIQLYAPLYLSNECQNICTYCGFSLDNSIKRKTLSDTELMIEASVLKSMGVNHVLLVSGEANRTVGINYFLNAIKLLKPHFANISIEVQPLSEGEYSQLHNAGVHAVLVYQETYHQEVYKEYHPKGKKSNFGFRLETPDRIGKAGIHKMGLGVLLGLEDWRVDSFFNALHIDYLQKQYWKSKFSVSFPRLRPAEGIIEPNFIMSDRDLLQLICAYRIWNEDLEISISTRENETFRNHIVSLGATAMSAASKTNPGGYAVDKESLEQFETSDERSMEEIKNVIRKAGYDPVMKDWDAAYSGI encoded by the coding sequence ATGAAAAGTTTTACAACTGTTTTTGAACAGTACCGGTGGGATGAAATCAAATCAAGGCTGGAGAAAGTAACACAGTCTGATGTTGAAAAAAGCCTTCAGAAAAGCAACCGGACCCTTGATGATTTTCTGAACCTTATTTCGCCGGTAGCTGCCGGAAAACTGGAAACTATGGCGCGAATGGCACAGCATCTTACCCGGAAACGTTTCGGGAAAACGATCCAGCTGTATGCGCCGCTGTACCTCAGCAACGAATGCCAGAATATCTGTACTTACTGCGGGTTCAGCCTGGATAATTCCATTAAACGGAAAACCCTGTCAGATACGGAACTGATGATTGAAGCCTCGGTTTTGAAATCGATGGGCGTGAATCATGTACTGCTCGTAAGCGGAGAAGCCAATAGGACGGTTGGAATTAACTATTTTCTGAATGCCATCAAATTATTAAAGCCGCACTTCGCTAATATTTCCATCGAAGTTCAGCCGTTGTCGGAAGGAGAATACAGCCAGCTTCATAACGCGGGAGTGCATGCCGTTCTGGTTTACCAGGAAACGTACCATCAGGAAGTATACAAAGAATACCATCCGAAAGGGAAAAAGTCAAACTTTGGTTTCCGCCTGGAAACCCCTGACCGGATCGGAAAGGCCGGAATCCATAAAATGGGGCTCGGCGTTCTGCTTGGATTGGAGGACTGGAGGGTTGACAGCTTTTTCAACGCGCTTCATATCGATTATCTTCAGAAACAGTACTGGAAATCTAAGTTTTCCGTATCATTTCCAAGGCTGCGGCCTGCGGAAGGAATCATCGAGCCTAATTTTATCATGTCCGACAGAGATCTGCTGCAATTGATCTGTGCCTACCGCATCTGGAATGAAGATCTTGAAATTTCCATTTCTACCAGGGAAAACGAAACCTTTAGAAATCATATTGTTTCATTAGGAGCCACAGCAATGAGTGCTGCTTCAAAAACCAATCCCGGCGGATATGCCGTTGATAAAGAATCGCTGGAACAGTTTGAAACCAGTGATGAAAGAAGTATGGAAGAAATAAAAAACGTGATCAGGAAGGCAGGCTACGATCCTGTCATGAAAGACTGGGATGCTGCTTACAGTGGAATTTAG
- a CDS encoding HesA/MoeB/ThiF family protein, giving the protein MTKKGNQFERYSRQIFIEEIGLEGQRKIMNAKVLVIGAGGLGSPVIQYLSAAGVGTIGVVDFDEVELHNLNRQVIHNEHSVGISKVESAGEFVKNLNHQVSFIKHHVKIDTSNAEELISDYGIMVDGSDNFTTRYLVNDTCVKLEKPLVYGSILGFSGQVAVFNIHGSKNLRDIFPEPPSDENLPDCDSLGVLGALPGIVGSMMANVALNIITDLPVPVNKLTLIDTFNWNFQTIDF; this is encoded by the coding sequence ATGACGAAAAAGGGAAATCAATTTGAACGCTACAGCCGTCAGATTTTCATCGAGGAAATCGGGCTGGAAGGCCAGCGGAAAATCATGAATGCTAAAGTCCTGGTTATCGGAGCAGGTGGTTTGGGCAGTCCGGTCATCCAGTATCTGTCGGCGGCAGGTGTCGGTACAATAGGCGTGGTGGATTTTGATGAGGTGGAACTGCATAATTTGAACCGGCAGGTCATCCATAATGAACATTCAGTCGGCATTTCCAAAGTGGAAAGTGCGGGAGAATTCGTTAAAAACCTTAATCATCAGGTCAGTTTTATTAAGCATCATGTAAAAATAGATACTTCAAATGCAGAAGAGCTGATTTCAGACTATGGTATTATGGTTGACGGCTCCGATAATTTTACAACGCGATATCTGGTAAATGACACTTGTGTAAAATTGGAAAAACCTTTGGTCTACGGAAGCATTCTCGGGTTTTCCGGCCAGGTTGCGGTTTTTAATATTCACGGAAGTAAAAACCTCAGGGATATTTTCCCGGAACCGCCTTCAGATGAAAATCTTCCTGACTGTGACAGCCTGGGGGTACTGGGTGCTTTGCCGGGAATCGTGGGAAGCATGATGGCCAATGTAGCATTAAATATCATCACGGATCTGCCTGTGCCTGTAAACAAACTGACTTTGATTGATACATTCAACTGGAATTTTCAGACGATTGATTTTTAG